In Candidatus Roseilinea sp., one DNA window encodes the following:
- the accC gene encoding acetyl-CoA carboxylase biotin carboxylase subunit: MFKKVLIANRGEIAVRIIRACHELGIGTVAVYSDVDRNALHTRFADEAYHIGPPPSRDSYLRIDKILEVAKKAEADAIHPGYGFLAEREDFAQACADEGIVFIGPSPSAIAKMGDKAVARATVQRAGVAVIPGTEGEADLSDEELLNIAPKIGFPLLIKASAGGGGKGQREVHSLEEMPALLASARREAESAFGDGSVYLEKLVEGARHIEFQLLGDHHGNIIHLGERECSLQRRRQKLVEECPSPAMNPELRAKMGEMAVRAAQAVNYVNAGTIECLLDKQGNYYFMEMNTRLQVEHPITERVTGVDIVKEQIRIARGRPLRYKQKNIEMTGWAIECRINAEDPFANFMPSTGLIKRINFPTGPGVRVESGVYEGYEVTPYYDSMIAKLICWGDTRAEAILRMKRALNEFRIMGVKTNVPFHQQLFRSTRFQAGQFDTRFVEDRFEIEEQSQAHSDVAAIAATLIAHRQGREAAERIERSDHGRASHWRWSLRKTWE, translated from the coding sequence ATGTTCAAGAAGGTTCTGATCGCCAACCGCGGGGAAATCGCCGTGCGCATCATTCGTGCCTGTCACGAGCTGGGCATCGGCACGGTTGCCGTCTACTCCGACGTGGATCGCAACGCGCTGCACACGCGCTTTGCCGACGAGGCTTACCACATCGGCCCGCCGCCCTCGCGCGACTCGTACCTCCGCATTGACAAGATCCTCGAGGTCGCCAAAAAGGCCGAGGCCGATGCGATTCACCCCGGCTACGGCTTCCTGGCCGAGCGCGAGGACTTCGCTCAGGCTTGTGCCGATGAGGGCATTGTCTTCATCGGGCCCTCGCCGAGCGCCATCGCCAAGATGGGCGATAAAGCTGTAGCGCGTGCGACCGTGCAGCGCGCGGGCGTCGCGGTCATCCCCGGCACGGAGGGTGAGGCAGATCTATCCGATGAGGAATTGCTGAACATCGCGCCCAAGATCGGCTTCCCGCTGTTAATCAAGGCCAGCGCCGGTGGTGGCGGCAAGGGGCAGCGCGAGGTGCACAGCCTGGAGGAAATGCCGGCGCTGCTGGCCAGCGCGCGGCGCGAAGCCGAATCGGCCTTCGGCGACGGCTCGGTATACCTGGAGAAGCTGGTCGAGGGCGCGCGACACATCGAGTTCCAACTGCTGGGCGACCATCACGGCAACATCATCCACCTCGGCGAGCGCGAGTGCAGCTTGCAGCGCCGGCGCCAGAAGTTGGTGGAGGAGTGTCCCTCGCCAGCGATGAATCCGGAGCTGCGCGCCAAGATGGGCGAAATGGCCGTGCGCGCGGCGCAGGCGGTGAACTACGTCAATGCTGGCACGATCGAATGTCTGCTCGACAAGCAAGGCAACTACTACTTCATGGAGATGAACACACGCCTGCAGGTAGAACATCCGATCACCGAGCGCGTGACCGGCGTGGACATCGTCAAGGAGCAGATTCGCATCGCGCGTGGCCGGCCGCTGCGCTATAAGCAGAAGAACATCGAGATGACCGGCTGGGCGATCGAGTGCCGCATCAACGCCGAGGATCCGTTTGCCAACTTCATGCCGAGCACCGGCCTGATCAAGCGCATCAACTTCCCCACCGGTCCGGGCGTGCGCGTCGAGAGCGGCGTGTATGAGGGCTACGAGGTCACGCCCTACTACGACTCGATGATCGCCAAGCTGATCTGCTGGGGCGATACGCGCGCCGAAGCGATCCTGCGCATGAAGCGTGCGTTGAACGAGTTCCGCATCATGGGCGTGAAGACCAACGTGCCGTTCCACCAGCAACTCTTCCGCTCGACGCGCTTCCAAGCCGGCCAGTTCGACACACGCTTCGTCGAGGATCGCTTCGAAATCGAGGAGCAGTCGCAGGCGCACAGCGACGTGGCGGCCATCGCTGCGACGTTGATCGCACACCGGCAGGGGCGCGAGGCCGCCGAGCGCATCGAACGCTCCGATCATGGCCGCGCCTCCCATTGGCGCTGGAGCTTGCGCAAGACCTGGGAGTAG
- the leuB gene encoding 3-isopropylmalate dehydrogenase: protein MKLRIAVLPGDGIGPEVCAEAVAVLQALGLDLELNTALVGGCAIEALGTALPDEALKMAQDADAVLFGAVGMAKFDKDPTAKVRPEQAILGLRKGLGLFANLRPVKAHDALLDASTLKPEVIRGVDLIILRELTGGTYFGKPQGQSGEAPHRQAVDTTFYTEAEVRRLMIMAFELARGRRRKVTQADKANVMATGRLWRQVAHEIREEYPDVEYEDMYADACAMHLLRNPRAFDIIATENLFGDLLSDEASMLTGSMGMLPSASLGDAMNRHGYRRGLYEPIHGAAHDIAGRGVANPLAMILSAAMMLRWSFGLHREAERIEQAVDRALSDGLRCGDIKQPGTTVLGTREMGQAVIARL, encoded by the coding sequence ATGAAGCTACGAATCGCTGTCCTCCCAGGCGATGGCATTGGGCCGGAGGTGTGCGCCGAGGCCGTCGCCGTGCTCCAGGCATTGGGCCTCGACCTAGAGTTGAACACCGCTCTGGTCGGCGGCTGCGCGATTGAGGCGCTGGGCACAGCGTTGCCCGACGAGGCGTTGAAAATGGCCCAGGACGCCGACGCCGTGCTGTTCGGCGCGGTCGGTATGGCCAAATTCGACAAAGACCCCACCGCCAAAGTCCGGCCCGAACAGGCCATCCTCGGCCTGCGCAAAGGATTGGGGTTATTCGCCAACCTGCGACCGGTGAAGGCCCACGACGCCTTGCTCGACGCCTCGACGCTGAAGCCAGAAGTCATCCGCGGCGTGGACCTGATCATCTTGCGCGAGCTGACCGGCGGGACGTATTTTGGCAAGCCACAAGGGCAATCCGGCGAAGCACCCCACCGCCAAGCCGTGGACACCACCTTCTACACCGAAGCGGAAGTGCGCCGGCTGATGATCATGGCCTTCGAGCTGGCGCGCGGGCGTAGGAGAAAGGTGACGCAGGCCGACAAGGCCAATGTGATGGCCACCGGCCGGCTATGGCGACAGGTGGCGCACGAGATTCGCGAGGAGTATCCTGATGTCGAGTATGAGGACATGTACGCCGATGCCTGCGCCATGCACCTGCTGCGCAATCCGCGCGCTTTCGACATCATCGCCACCGAGAACTTGTTCGGCGACCTCCTCAGCGACGAGGCTTCGATGCTGACCGGCTCGATGGGCATGCTGCCGAGCGCCTCCCTGGGCGATGCAATGAACCGTCATGGTTACCGGCGCGGCTTGTACGAGCCAATCCACGGTGCAGCGCATGACATCGCCGGGCGGGGCGTCGCCAACCCACTGGCGATGATCCTGAGCGCGGCCATGATGCTGCGCTGGTCGTTCGGGTTGCATCGCGAAGCCGAGCGTATCGAACAGGCGGTGGATCGCGCGCTGAGCGACGGCCTGCGCTGCGGCGACATCAAGCAA